Within the Macadamia integrifolia cultivar HAES 741 unplaced genomic scaffold, SCU_Mint_v3 scaffold_259A, whole genome shotgun sequence genome, the region TGAATGTCTATGCACCCCACTGTAGTCCCTTGGTAgtcctagattttttttttctgccctGCTTTGCCACTTAGCAAACTTGGATTGGACTGAAATTTGACAGGTGAGCAGACGTCCTTCGGTCCACCTATACACAAATGTTCATCCCAACCTGAACTGCCATGCGGTAGTTATTGGAGTGCGTGCTATTTTACTTCCAGGTGGAGGCCTGCTGAGACCCCACTCCCTTAAAATTACCCCAAAAAGTCTTAAACTGTAAATGAAGCGTTCATCTTTTCCAAATATGAAGAAGTCATAAATAACCAAAGTCCGGTGGGAAGAGAGAGGATCTATAATCGTCGCTAAATTAGATAGGAAGATCATAccacaagaaaagaaagggcGAAGGAGAGTTTATAATGTCTATAGGCATTAACTCAATATGgtggaaaaatagaataaaaaataaaacccttcttcttagccaaaatgaacaaatcaatttatattttctagGCCAAAATGCATCTGAAATGAAGGGGAAGAATTCAAGAGAGAAGAGTTAGGTGGGTGGGTCAGTgggtgtgtgtgcgtgtgtgtgtatgtgtgtgtgtgtgtgtatgtgtgtgtgtgtgtgtgtgtgtgtgagagagagagagagagagagagagagagagaaaagaatctCTCCAAGGACCAAAATCCAGTCCACCGCCACATATACTCTGCAGTATTAGGAAGACATATGTATTGTGGAATACATGCTTAAAGGATGCATCCTGCCCTCTTAAAATGAGAACTGTGAACATGTAACTATctcaagctctgatacccttCTCTCTTGTCCCTTTTACCTGAAGCACTTCCTGGGGCATCTTCATGATCACAAGTATCCCACCATTTAGAAATGAAGACACTGTTTCTAATTCAAGctcactttctttttcttcctctgtttTAAGGCAGGGATGGTTTAGGCCTTAAAGTTCGATTCACCACGCCACAAGCAGAAGGTGGAGGAAAAATTTAATCCCAGGTCTGGTGTTGGACAACACTCAGTCTAGCTCACTTTTTGACTGCAAATTTGAGAGGCCTGTCCCAGCCTATTCCCATTTTCTTTATCTAACACTTCACTAATACCAAATCCAGAATCAGAATGGCAGAATGGACTTGGCAGACTAAGCATGTGTGGGAATATCAGCACAGCTATTCATGTGGTTCAAGGACTTTGcctaaataaaatgaattgaCTTAAGAGTTCCATGACCCATGAACCAGGTATGCATGAGAGTTTCGTGTTGACATATTCACTTGAGCCGTCACTACTTTCTACATTATGGGGATGAATTGGATAGCCAAAGTTCCAATGGTAAGGATCCAGAAACATAAACTCAGTGGAGCCACATGGCAAAACAAGATATTTATCATTTCTTAGTCGGGCACAAAGTGAAGCCAAATTCTTGTCGGCCCTTCCACCCTCACAATGGGTACACCCCATCCCAGTTGGATTTCAGCTCCTCTACAGTTAGATATAAGGACAACATAAGAGAGCTAGAAAACTATGGAATGAACTCAACATCTAAGCTCAAGaagtaccaaaaaaataaacacaaataAATCCCCATAGAGCTGAATGTTGTAtggagttgattttttttttttgatagttcAAATTCCTATTTATAGTTGATTGTTATTAAGCAATGTTGAATGCAACTGATGTTGGGCTACAAAGAAATGAGACATAAACCAAATaagtgtagctgagatgagcaTGTTGAGATGAATGAGTGTTAAAACTAGAATAGATAGAAAACGTTGTTCTATCATGGCATGCAGTCAGTTATCAACGAAAAAACTTGAGGTGATCTAGGAATGGCCCCAATAGAATAAGTTGAGGGAGTGTTGTTTAATGTGGTCTGGACATTTGCAGTGGATGCCTTTGTGAAATAGTGAGGAGTGCTATGTTACAGATTCGAGGGATTAAAAGGTCAAGGAGTAGACCGGAGGTGACTAGGGAGGAAGTAATGGAAAAGATATGAAAAACCTAGGCTTGACAACTAATATGAccttaaatagaataaatagataaaaaccCACCTACACAGCATCTACAAGAAACATTTCACAATAATACAATATCATCCTCTTTTAGTGAAGTGAAATAGTATAACTCTAGTCCTCTCCAACCAGTTAATTACTGAAATCTATTTGGctatttaaaatcaaatatcAACTATAAAAATGTCAAGGACACTAAAGGTGCTACTTCAACGACGCCAAAATCTCATCCCCATCAGGCTCAGCAGTGACCAAGACGATTCCTATTACTTGCAGACCAGAAATTATGAGCTGTAGTTTCATCAATTGTGCTTGAATTACACTACTGGTGTTCATTGTATGCCAAAAATTCAGTAAGATGTAAGACATCAAGCTACACCCTTGTCAGCTTATTttcctaaataaaaaaataagctGCAACTATTTTCCTCAGAATCTCCTAAACCCAAACAAAATCTATCTCTTAACATACTTAGCAAGTGTCTACACTTAAAATCTTAAAATCAAAGGCTAGCAATATTCTCCAAAATCACAGAGTAAGAAGCAAAAATATTGACTACCACACTTTTAGGTATTAAACGTGTTAGgagtttttttacccttttgcgCATTCGACGAAACTCGCTGGACTTGAACTCATTTCGAGCTGATTTCTGTAATCGAAGCATGAAGAGCTCCCCCTTGAGATCAATTACCTCTTCGTTAAGTTCTTCGGTCGTCTTGGCTCTGATTTCCTTCAGTTCTTCATCTCTCTTTGCCATCATAACCACGGACGAAGCAGAGTTTCGTAAAGACGAAGAAGACACACGAAGTGGCAATACAGGCTGGATTCGGATGCCATGGAATGAGGATTTCGTTTTAGCAGAGAAAATTTTTGAAGAAGATACGAAAATGCTCGAAGGCGAAGCCACTGATATACTAAACATCCTTTCGGATTCTCGCTTTTTCCGTTTGCTTCTCTATAAGCTCACACTACACAGTCTGACAGTCGTCGAAATCGACGAAATTAGAGGATAAAAGGATAAGTGATAATCCTTCGGCCCTTACTTGTCCTGCACGGGCCTCCTAGTCTATGTTTGGCTAGCATTAAAAGCCCATAAAGTTGGGCAGGATGGGTGGGTTTCATGGGTAGGGATGTAAACCCGGATTTTCGACTACCTATTTCCAACTTTGAAGAGATCAGAGAGTGGAGTCGTGAGTCTATAAGGAGTGATGTTGTGGTTTCATTGTCTACTTTGAGCAATGAAGAGCTGAAACAATACTTTGAGAATACAAAAAGGTGTAGGGATTAATCCACTACCCCATTGACCACTGAGGTTGATGTTGAAATGCCATATCTGAAATTGCATATATATCATTTAGGGTGTTCAGCCAGGCTCAATCGATATTTATCGGGCCTAGCTAGACTTAACAGGGTTGTTGGCTTGCACCATGATTAGCCCATTTTATGTAATGAGTTAGGCTCAATCAAGTTCCGAGCTTAAGTGGACTTTTATTAAATAGGCTAATTGGGTCTTAAATGGACCTTAAACCGATCAATGCACCATTAAAACCTTAAGCAAGGCCGTAGATGGGATTTAATTATCTTGGACTTTAGAAAGTTTAACATAGttattaaattatcaataatttaagaaagaatttacattcaataattgataaattatcaatatctctctctctctctctctatgtatatatatatatatataggaaccTATAAATGGTTTAGCTAGTAGGTTGGGTTAATTCAGGCTTACACCGTGAACTAGGAATGATCAATTATAAATGGGCTGGGCTTGACCCTAATACGTAAATGGTCTACTATTATTGTAGTTTAGGAAAGCCCAATTTTCaaaccataattatatacatgtaaaGTTGATTTAAAATTCCTTTgggaaaaaattttcattcactGACCAATTAGGAAAGCCTTCCCTTGATGGTCTACTATTATTGTAATTTTGACTATTGGATAAGTGGAGGGATATTATGGATTAACCATCTATAAAAGTTCAAAGCCTAATTCAAGAAAAAGCCTCGTGCATATTAGTATGCATCATCATCTATGTATGTTTAAGATACTTTGACTATGCATCTTCCCATAGTTATAAATTTTTAAAGCTCTATTTTACCACTTGAAAATTGATGATTAAATTGAACATGTAAGAAAAGGCTGCTCGATATGCTTTCCAAAATATCTAGACCACATATGACATTCCAACTGGGAGATATTTGGACCTTCAGGGAAAAACTTGATTGACATAGCACATGTAATATTGGGTATTTTATGTTTGGAAAAATGTTGCTGTAATTAAATTTGATGATCAAGAAGTTGTAACCTTATCCCTAATCCAACAATACACAAAACTTTTCGCCTTCAGTATAAAtgtataattaatttttttcttttatttcaataAAGGTAAATTCTATCATTTTACATAAAACAATGGTATTTCATAGTAATAAGTTATTTTCCACTTAAATAACTTTTGGAAATATGATAGAacgaaacaaaagaaaattatattttttcaattcaCCACATTGACGATGAGAATTACCCCAGTTTTTATGCATAGTCATGTATGTACAAGAGTGTCGCACTTTTCAACCATCGGACaaagaaggggagaagaagtGTAACAACACATACCCTCTCTCCCCCATTCAACATTGAAGAGACATGATCATGCATAAaaccttttttcatttttatgtaaatattctTCTTTTGGTAATGGTTAGTcttattatatattaaaatggggaaaaaaaagtcCTATGGAAAAGGAGGAAGGGAAAACATTTTGTTGCGAGGCGAcgaggggaaaaaaatgtatatatagaTCTGAAATCATTTATCGACGtggcaaaaaaaagaaacgtCAGCCACTCAAGGCAACAAACAAATCCAgtaacctaggggtgtcaattcgtggcccgacccgactaaaccgaccatgaccgaccgtttatagacagGCCCGaaccggaccgtttattaaacgttcgggcttgagcccggcccgtttataaatggtcagtctcggttttgctatttggaccgtcgggcgcccgaccgagatcgaccgaataacgcccgaccaagaccggcctattgtgcaccgacttggcccaaccctttaatgattgtagaatacctattttacccccaaattaaagaataaaaa harbors:
- the LOC122071536 gene encoding 50S ribosomal protein L29, chloroplastic; the protein is MFSISVASPSSIFVSSSKIFSAKTKSSFHGIRIQPVLPLRVSSSSLRNSASSVVMMAKRDEELKEIRAKTTEELNEEVIDLKGELFMLRLQKSARNEFKSSEFRRMRKRVARILTVRREREVEEGINKRLSRKLDRKWKKSIIPRPPPSLRKMQEEEKAAEAAEAGKST